The sequence TTCTCCTTTTAATTTTACGGTATCAATACCAAAATGTATAAATAATTCAACATTATCTTCTGAAATGATTGAAAAAGCATGCATAGTTTCAAATATTTTTCCAATCGTTCCATTTACTGGTGCGAGTATCCGATTACTTGAAGGTTTAATAGCTATTCCGTCTCCTACAATTTTTTTAGAAAAAACAGGATCTGGAACATCTTCTATATTTATTATATCTCCTGATAAAGGTGCAAAAATTTCTGTTTTTTTACTGTTAAAAAAATCAGAAAAGAAACTCATTTTTTTCTCCTAATAACTCTTACGTTATTTTTATAATATATTCTGCCTCTTAATGATTAACAAAATTTTCTACTAAATTAAGTATTTCTCTGTTAGTAGGTAGTGTCAATGCTTTTTGAGCTAATTTTTTAGCACTAGAAAAAGATGTTTTGCGAATGATCTCTTTAATTTTAGGGATGCTTATTGAACTCATACTAAATTCATCCAATCCCATCCCTAATAATAGAATAGTAGCTCGTTCATCGCCTGCAAGTTCTCCACACATACCAGTCCATTTTCCATGTGTATGCGAGACGTTTATAACTTGTTGAATTAGTTTTAAAACAGATGGATTCATAGGATTATAAAGATGTGAAATCAAATCGTTACCTCTATCAACAGCTAAAGTATATTGTGTTAAATCATTTGTTCCAATGCTAAAAAAATCTACTTCTTTAATTAAATATTCGGCTATTATAGCTGACGCTGGAGTTTCTATCATAATTCCAATTTTAATATTCTTATCAAATGGTATGTTATTATTTTTTAATTGTATTTGAAGTTTTCGAACCTCTGATTTTAAAATTCTAATTTCTTCTACGGATATTATCATAGGGAAGAGGATATATATTTTTCCAAAAGCAGACGCTCTAAGAATAGCATTTAATTGTGTATGTAATATTTCTTTTCGATCCATTGAAATACGTATAGCACGCCATCCAAGAAACGGGTTTTCTTCTTTTGGTAAATTCATATAAGGAAGATCTTTATCCCCTCCAATATCCATTGTTCTAATAATAACAGATTTATTTTTCATTAATTCTGCAATGGTTTTATATGCTTGGAATTGTTCGTTTTCATCAGGTAAACAGTTTCTGCCCATAAATAAAAATTCAGTTCGATATAGACCAATACATTCAGCGCCATTTTTTTTTGCTGATTTAATGTCTTCAACATTTC is a genomic window of Buchnera aphidicola str. APS (Acyrthosiphon pisum) containing:
- the crr gene encoding PTS glucose transporter subunit IIA, whose translation is MSFFSDFFNSKKTEIFAPLSGDIINIEDVPDPVFSKKIVGDGIAIKPSSNRILAPVNGTIGKIFETMHAFSIISEDNVELFIHFGIDTVKLKGEGFKKKAKDNQKVKIGDEIIILDLEFIKEKAESILTPVVISNIENFKKIKKSSGTIAAGQTVIITLYH
- the ptsI gene encoding phosphoenolpyruvate-protein phosphotransferase PtsI yields the protein MISGILASPGIAFGTALLLKEDEIVINRKIINIKNITKEIERFFEGRRKSIQQLTEIKTKTKEKFGEKKESIFEGHIMLLEDEELEQEVISLIKEKNMSAAAATELIIEGQAKALEKLKDEYLKNRAIDVRDIGNRLLKNILNLNIIDLNNINNEVILIAKDLTPSETAQINLKYILGFITDLGSRTSHTSIMARSLEIPAIVGTGNITKIVKNNDFIILDSINNQILINPSHKLINQTEVIKKKYLTKKNQLINLKNLQAITTDGHAIKIGSNIGNVEDIKSAKKNGAECIGLYRTEFLFMGRNCLPDENEQFQAYKTIAELMKNKSVIIRTMDIGGDKDLPYMNLPKEENPFLGWRAIRISMDRKEILHTQLNAILRASAFGKIYILFPMIISVEEIRILKSEVRKLQIQLKNNNIPFDKNIKIGIMIETPASAIIAEYLIKEVDFFSIGTNDLTQYTLAVDRGNDLISHLYNPMNPSVLKLIQQVINVSHTHGKWTGMCGELAGDERATILLLGMGLDEFSMSSISIPKIKEIIRKTSFSSAKKLAQKALTLPTNREILNLVENFVNH